AAATTCGTCATGTTCATAAAAGAAGTCGGCTCCAAAGGCAAGAGATGCATCTCCTTGCAGAGAAAGAGCGTGTTCAATGTGTTTAAAGAGCATTTTTGGGTTGGATCTAGTTTGATCGATGAATTTAGAATAGAAATTAAGGCCGATAAGTCCTTTACGTCTGATAATCTCCTTTGCAAGGGAGTCTGGAAGATTTCGCTCTTCTTGGCAAATGGCGCGAAAATTAGAGTGACTTGCAAGGACGGGAATATGAAGGGCATGCTTGTCAATAAAGTTTAAGGAATCAAAACTAAGAAAATCTGAGCTGTGACTCAAGTCTAGAGCGATTTTCTTTTTGTTCATCCATAAAAGCAATTGTTTTCCATCTTCTTTTAAGCCCATTTTAGAGCCACATCCTCCACCTAAGCGATTTTCGCCATTCCAAGTAAGGCTTATGTATAAAATTATTCCCAATTTTTTGTGGAGTTCTTCTAAACGGTTTAATCCATGCTCTAGAGGCTCATCCTCCTCAAGAAAGCAAGATGCATTTTCAAATGCAGGAAGGAGGGTAATTGTTTTTTCTTTGGTAGAGCGTTTTCTAGAAAAATAAAGAGGAAATCTTTCTAAAAGGGTATTAAAAACGTGTACTTGCGTAAGTGCTTTTTTTACAGATCCTTTTTCCGTATTTGTGTATATGGCAAGAGTTTGTACTTTTACGCCTCCTTTTAGTAGCTGAGGATAGGAACTACGCGCTCTATGATCCAAAAATGTGCGATTAGGATTTCTTGCCAAAAACGTAAGAAGATCACAATGTAGGTCTGCAACGAGGTATGGATTAGTGTTCATATTCGATAAAGACTCTTTGGATGCGAGGTCCCATGCATGTAATTAGTTCATGAACAT
The window above is part of the Chlamydiales bacterium genome. Proteins encoded here:
- a CDS encoding membrane dipeptidase — encoded protein: MNTNPYLVADLHCDLLTFLARNPNRTFLDHRARSSYPQLLKGGVKVQTLAIYTNTEKGSVKKALTQVHVFNTLLERFPLYFSRKRSTKEKTITLLPAFENASCFLEEDEPLEHGLNRLEELHKKLGIILYISLTWNGENRLGGGCGSKMGLKEDGKQLLLWMNKKKIALDLSHSSDFLSFDSLNFIDKHALHIPVLASHSNFRAICQEERNLPDSLAKEIIRRKGLIGLNFYSKFIDQTRSNPKMLFKHIEHALSLQGDASLAFGADFFYEHDEFPGVEKNPTNGSFFEEYANASKYPQILSTMQQTMQLPISLIKKIASENFIHFLGKSYDF